The following are from one region of the Candidatus Zixiibacteriota bacterium genome:
- the pilQ gene encoding type IV pilus secretin PilQ codes for MKNIRVVAAILSAVLGMGLFLSGGGILLSQEPDSTDALIAEKPQIIKTISLTNADIRSVMMYLSSFSDANIVVAPQIEAEITVKLKNVTWRQALDILLDTYGLVGVESDNYIRVVKADDYYAEKRALEQYNAEQATLKNLRTRIIKIKYNVAEEITKAVVGLLSKRGSVATDERTNSLVLRDLPDNLDRMEELVTVLDKETKQVKISAQLLEIESRTLREMGFDFQALDGTGITWYDPYSTADPPEVLDYWPHGNDQINTSQNMATDAIGDFIYATKEGDWGLKAMLKIAESSNKVKVIAHPEITTVDNVEAFIQMGQKIPIKQFDPSGNTIITFYDVGVQLKVTPHITSENRILLKLKPERSSYQFDPNGVIINTQNAETNVVVDNGQTTVIAGLTKQENLKLRAGIPILKDIPLLGYLFSYDKKEIQSQDLVIFVTPTIID; via the coding sequence ATGAAAAATATCAGGGTTGTAGCGGCAATTTTATCAGCAGTTTTAGGGATGGGTTTATTCCTGTCCGGAGGCGGTATCCTTCTAAGCCAAGAACCGGACTCGACAGACGCGCTTATTGCTGAAAAACCGCAAATAATTAAAACGATATCTTTGACTAATGCGGACATTAGGTCAGTTATGATGTATTTATCGTCATTTTCTGATGCCAACATCGTGGTTGCCCCTCAAATTGAAGCCGAAATCACGGTAAAATTAAAAAATGTAACTTGGAGACAAGCTCTTGATATTCTCTTGGACACATATGGTCTTGTCGGAGTCGAATCGGATAATTATATCAGAGTTGTTAAAGCTGATGACTATTATGCTGAAAAGAGGGCTTTGGAACAATATAACGCCGAACAGGCAACCTTGAAAAACCTTCGGACGCGAATCATAAAAATCAAATATAATGTCGCCGAAGAGATTACCAAGGCTGTTGTTGGCTTGCTGTCCAAAAGAGGTTCTGTTGCTACTGATGAGAGAACCAATTCGCTGGTGCTCCGCGACCTTCCCGACAACCTCGACAGGATGGAGGAATTGGTTACAGTCCTGGATAAGGAAACAAAACAGGTAAAAATATCAGCCCAACTGCTGGAAATTGAAAGCAGAACTCTTAGAGAAATGGGTTTTGATTTCCAGGCTTTGGATGGCACCGGTATTACCTGGTATGATCCGTATTCTACGGCAGATCCTCCTGAAGTGCTTGATTACTGGCCGCACGGCAATGATCAGATAAATACATCCCAGAATATGGCCACTGATGCAATCGGTGATTTTATATATGCCACCAAAGAAGGCGACTGGGGACTTAAGGCTATGCTAAAAATAGCCGAGTCATCCAATAAAGTCAAAGTCATTGCCCATCCCGAGATAACTACTGTCGATAATGTTGAGGCTTTCATTCAGATGGGACAGAAAATTCCTATCAAACAATTTGATCCCTCAGGCAATACGATTATTACTTTTTATGATGTTGGTGTCCAGCTAAAAGTAACTCCGCATATCACCTCCGAAAACCGGATTTTATTGAAACTGAAACCAGAACGCAGCTCATACCAGTTCGACCCGAATGGCGTTATTATCAATACTCAGAATGCCGAAACTAATGTTGTTGTTGATAATGGCCAAACAACGGTTATCGCCGGATTAACCAAACAGGAAAATTTGAAGCTTCGAGCTGGCATTCCAATCTTGAAAGATATTCCGCTTTTGGGCTATTTATTTAGTTATGATAAAAAAGAAATACAGAGTCAGGATCTGGTAATTTTCGTAACGCCCACTATTATCGATTGA